The following coding sequences lie in one Phycicoccus duodecadis genomic window:
- a CDS encoding nuclease-related domain-containing protein, producing the protein MRLRYAGTCRICGSQLPAKGDAIYERVTRTVRCVTHEVSTPDAVPAGHELDLALPEVVPTGTAGASARREFERRKAAREERIRAKHPKLGGLILAVSEEPQSTNAWNTGALGEEKLGGGLDRLASGKIRLLHDRRMPRSRANIDHLAVTPTGVYVIDAKKYRGRPHLKIDGGLFRPRVERLMIGSRDCTKLVDGVLKQVDVVRALLEPEVPVHGALCFIEADWPLLGGNFTIRDVHALWPKKLYPKLQAEGPLTTETIAEVHGILAKALPAS; encoded by the coding sequence ATGCGCCTGCGCTACGCCGGAACATGCCGAATCTGTGGGTCGCAGCTGCCAGCGAAAGGGGATGCGATCTACGAACGGGTGACTAGGACGGTGCGATGTGTCACCCATGAGGTCAGTACGCCCGATGCTGTGCCAGCCGGTCACGAGCTCGACCTCGCTCTTCCTGAGGTGGTTCCTACCGGAACGGCAGGAGCGTCAGCGCGTCGGGAGTTCGAACGGCGCAAAGCAGCGCGCGAAGAGCGGATCCGTGCCAAGCACCCGAAACTCGGCGGCTTGATCCTCGCCGTCTCCGAAGAACCTCAGTCCACCAACGCATGGAACACCGGCGCACTAGGCGAGGAGAAGCTCGGCGGGGGCCTCGACCGCCTCGCCTCCGGGAAGATCCGGTTGTTGCACGACCGTCGGATGCCAAGGAGCAGGGCGAACATCGACCACCTGGCCGTGACACCGACCGGCGTCTATGTCATCGACGCCAAGAAGTACCGCGGCCGCCCGCACCTTAAGATCGACGGTGGGCTCTTCCGGCCACGCGTCGAACGGCTGATGATCGGCTCACGCGACTGCACCAAGCTCGTCGACGGGGTACTCAAACAAGTCGACGTCGTGCGCGCACTCCTCGAGCCCGAGGTACCAGTGCACGGGGCCCTCTGCTTCATAGAGGCCGACTGGCCACTGCTCGGCGGCAACTTCACCATTCGCGACGTGCACGCCCTCTGGCCCAAGAAGCTCTACCCGAAGCTCCAAGCAGAAGGCCCCCTCACCACCGAAACCATCGCCGAGGTGCACGGCATTCTCGCAAAGGCGTTGCCGGCGTCCTGA
- a CDS encoding helix-turn-helix domain-containing protein, producing the protein MVKRQYESLAQAADRTGISVKTLRRRIIDGELVAYRSGRLIRVEPKAVDAMFRQVPTKGFLR; encoded by the coding sequence ATGGTCAAGCGGCAATACGAGTCATTGGCTCAAGCCGCCGATCGTACTGGCATCAGCGTGAAAACGCTTCGGCGCCGGATCATCGATGGCGAGTTGGTCGCCTACAGGTCGGGTCGACTGATTCGGGTGGAGCCCAAGGCGGTGGATGCGATGTTCCGGCAGGTGCCCACGAAGGGCTTTCTCCGATAG
- a CDS encoding type IV secretion system protein → MRSRIRALVLLVTAAGLGVATVVAAPSGVAAPQGGVSIVRSLPGIPGVPDCKDAPIPERPGMGLPGALDPAPKPLPAVADPFAQNAGTSVYEQYGYAGLTWHTYDLGCGGSVRDPAAATDTMIGNVLLSCAVWLTAATNGLHNKVADPASYMGPLDDVVETVTSRLHDSIWSPWGTVAVLGVGALLLFQAMRAHFPAVVAGAAWAALVLAVVAAITQYPSRASGFFDDTITSTIGSMQARTAGVDASTTPGESSARAQGALTVDRVLYDAWLRGQLGSSDSFAADRWGSALFQASAVSWSEAESASTPEAINQLNEEKAEQWKETADEIAEQDPATYAILQGKAGGRMGTGLMALFGAVFVDLFRLVADVFLLAGLVMLRLLVMFLPAAAVIGVFAPLSGVVKQMANMGGAAVVNVVAFSAGSVVYTAAISAVLSTADDIGMGVMVLVLCLVITLAAFVLMAPLLSFTRILGHSGRRMRRRHLGRQLTRYVVTRQGVNDGTKKAIEDTQAEAPEATVPTEGGGQRAAEASPRAETFARAQVVWDVTSDRGLSRTSVSPQSRVDRRVPMTRAALPVSSDVRPDASRSGQRYEGSSEWRSSAPTVASKDGREPCTMPPLLDVPRSSHSVLTGQILTESLDRGGHRSTGPAHDGNSELTDDGLAYFVYDPRTGAMLHRGVESDDQAGDAS, encoded by the coding sequence ATGAGGTCGCGCATCAGAGCCCTGGTGCTTCTCGTGACCGCCGCGGGTCTCGGAGTGGCCACTGTTGTTGCTGCTCCGAGCGGAGTTGCGGCGCCGCAGGGTGGGGTATCGATCGTCCGGTCCCTTCCCGGCATCCCGGGTGTTCCCGACTGCAAGGACGCGCCGATCCCGGAGCGGCCGGGAATGGGCCTGCCGGGTGCGTTGGACCCGGCGCCGAAGCCGTTGCCGGCGGTGGCCGACCCGTTCGCCCAGAACGCTGGGACGAGCGTCTATGAGCAGTACGGCTACGCCGGCCTCACCTGGCACACCTACGACCTGGGGTGCGGGGGATCAGTTCGCGACCCCGCGGCCGCGACGGACACCATGATCGGCAACGTCCTCCTGTCGTGTGCGGTGTGGCTGACCGCGGCCACGAACGGTCTGCACAACAAGGTGGCGGACCCGGCCTCGTACATGGGCCCGCTCGACGACGTCGTCGAGACGGTGACCTCCCGACTGCACGACTCGATCTGGAGCCCCTGGGGCACCGTTGCCGTCTTGGGCGTCGGCGCGCTGCTGCTGTTCCAGGCGATGCGGGCCCACTTTCCGGCCGTCGTCGCGGGTGCAGCCTGGGCTGCGCTGGTCCTCGCCGTCGTGGCAGCGATCACGCAGTACCCCTCGCGCGCCAGTGGCTTCTTCGACGACACCATCACCTCGACCATCGGGTCGATGCAGGCCCGTACGGCCGGGGTCGATGCGTCGACCACGCCCGGCGAGTCCAGTGCCCGAGCGCAAGGCGCGCTCACGGTCGACCGCGTCCTCTACGACGCATGGCTGCGCGGGCAGCTCGGATCCTCCGACTCGTTCGCAGCCGACCGCTGGGGATCGGCCCTGTTCCAGGCCAGCGCGGTCAGCTGGTCGGAGGCGGAATCGGCTTCCACCCCGGAAGCGATAAACCAGCTCAACGAGGAGAAGGCCGAGCAGTGGAAGGAGACGGCCGACGAGATCGCCGAGCAAGACCCCGCCACCTACGCCATCCTGCAGGGCAAGGCCGGCGGGCGGATGGGCACCGGACTGATGGCACTGTTCGGCGCCGTGTTCGTCGACCTGTTCCGGCTCGTCGCCGACGTCTTCCTTCTGGCGGGTCTGGTCATGCTCCGGCTCCTTGTCATGTTCCTACCGGCGGCGGCAGTCATCGGGGTATTCGCTCCGCTGTCAGGTGTGGTCAAGCAGATGGCCAACATGGGTGGGGCTGCCGTCGTCAACGTCGTCGCCTTCTCGGCAGGATCAGTCGTCTACACAGCGGCGATCTCGGCGGTGTTGAGCACGGCGGACGACATCGGCATGGGGGTCATGGTGCTCGTCCTATGCCTAGTCATCACGCTGGCGGCGTTCGTGCTGATGGCACCCCTGCTCTCGTTCACCCGCATTCTCGGGCACTCGGGTAGACGGATGCGGCGCCGTCACCTCGGCCGCCAGCTCACGCGCTACGTGGTGACCCGTCAAGGAGTCAACGACGGCACGAAGAAGGCCATCGAGGACACCCAGGCCGAGGCTCCCGAAGCCACAGTTCCGACGGAGGGCGGGGGTCAGCGGGCTGCTGAGGCTTCGCCTCGAGCCGAGACGTTCGCCCGGGCGCAGGTGGTCTGGGACGTGACGAGCGACAGAGGTCTGAGTCGCACGTCAGTATCGCCCCAGTCACGCGTCGACCGGAGAGTGCCGATGACGCGGGCCGCCCTCCCGGTCTCGTCGGACGTCAGGCCTGACGCAAGCCGCTCTGGGCAACGATATGAGGGTTCCAGCGAGTGGCGCAGTTCCGCACCGACGGTTGCATCCAAGGACGGTCGCGAGCCTTGCACGATGCCTCCCCTGCTTGACGTTCCCCGCAGTAGCCACAGCGTGCTGACAGGGCAGATCCTGACCGAGTCCCTGGATCGCGGTGGTCACCGTTCGACCGGACCGGCACACGACGGCAACTCGGAGCTCACGGATGACGGCCTGGCCTACTTCGTCTACGACCCTCGTACCGGCGCCATGCTGCATCGCGGGGTCGAGTCGGACGACCAGGCCGGTGATGCGTCATGA
- a CDS encoding ATP-binding protein, whose protein sequence is MSSRGLSLRRITGHCTVAGDRVTAWYQLAPQGWSFRPDNARERLIVDTADALAQLTKRKLHLRVTTRPYPVSRWAQAHDANAPAPLPGWPEHLIRDQVQLARRNMADKEVYLGVDLGTSRRVLHALSGLAGRAADREVAAMARPIREVDDLLRHPGFEGTPASPRQLEWLLHRSCSLGLPAPLTLGAAEVAHWEQDDLDEFTDHVTWTAVPYGRTIIVRGEADDVEIQRHVCVLSVGRMTDLDIPPGVPWIQRTDQLPFPVEWSARVTIEDAGRVGMAMRRSIQRIRSQKEHYEHEHAEPAPGALDRQASKALVVEDELSSGLSGLSTRTAGWYRIAVSGVSEEEALDRAAAVRQLFAPQVTISRPADQYAVAREFIPGEKLATTAYRRRMPVTTLAAAVPTATAKVGDRVGIHLGETSGTSSSVVTWEPWKATEQAEESGLAVICAGLGGGKSTAGGNIIYRTVMQGVSWTVLDPSGRLTALCRLPQLAAASKSVDLLDAAPGALCAYRVIAEPRREHYYNEVEWRVAQVNAQATRRLLASSVLRSVLPRQMQDHVLTEVALMRAVGAVSATVTSSLSEVVTALGRVDGDPELQRHAGYMHDFLAEAARTSHGRLLFPPGYRNDYDAEESLLTVYSLRGLTFPDENAKGSEDLDERLSMCVLYMAAWLAQRAMYLGDVHARKGIFIDEAWALSTFTTGRRFIERAGRDSRKHNTRVLMASQNPSDLLRLDLANLVSAAFIGRLTDETAQQDALRFIPGIQPGQGYEAIFESLSRPTATGRRGPREFVFSDGAGGVERIRMDLSAHPEVLAALDTTADPTKTRTHGAGHVRPVAVDRAFNGVARESA, encoded by the coding sequence ATGAGCAGCCGGGGCCTGTCGCTGCGGCGGATCACCGGGCATTGCACGGTGGCGGGTGACCGGGTCACTGCCTGGTACCAGCTCGCGCCACAGGGCTGGTCGTTCCGCCCTGACAATGCCCGCGAGCGGCTCATCGTCGACACCGCCGACGCGCTCGCACAGCTGACGAAGCGAAAGCTGCACCTTCGAGTGACAACGCGGCCCTACCCGGTCTCGAGGTGGGCGCAGGCGCACGACGCGAATGCCCCTGCCCCGTTGCCGGGTTGGCCCGAGCACCTCATCCGCGATCAGGTGCAGCTCGCCAGGCGCAACATGGCGGACAAGGAGGTCTACCTCGGTGTTGACCTAGGGACGTCCCGGCGAGTTCTGCACGCCCTGAGCGGCTTGGCCGGAAGAGCGGCAGATAGGGAGGTCGCCGCGATGGCCAGGCCGATCCGTGAGGTCGACGACCTCCTCCGGCACCCGGGGTTCGAGGGGACGCCCGCATCACCCCGGCAACTGGAATGGTTGCTCCACCGGTCCTGCTCACTGGGTCTGCCGGCACCCCTAACGCTGGGGGCGGCCGAAGTCGCGCACTGGGAGCAAGACGACCTGGACGAGTTCACCGACCATGTCACCTGGACCGCGGTGCCCTACGGGCGAACGATCATTGTCCGAGGCGAGGCAGACGACGTCGAGATCCAGCGTCACGTCTGTGTCCTGTCGGTGGGGCGCATGACGGACCTCGATATCCCGCCAGGCGTGCCCTGGATCCAGCGCACTGACCAGCTGCCGTTCCCGGTCGAGTGGTCGGCGAGAGTGACGATCGAGGATGCCGGTCGCGTGGGAATGGCGATGCGGCGCAGCATCCAGCGCATCCGCTCGCAGAAGGAGCACTACGAGCACGAGCACGCCGAGCCGGCGCCCGGGGCGCTCGACCGGCAGGCCTCGAAGGCACTGGTCGTGGAGGACGAGCTGTCGAGCGGTCTGTCCGGCCTCAGTACTCGCACCGCCGGCTGGTACCGCATCGCGGTGTCTGGGGTCTCGGAGGAAGAGGCGCTCGACAGGGCCGCCGCGGTGCGTCAGCTCTTCGCTCCGCAGGTGACGATCTCCCGGCCCGCCGACCAGTACGCGGTGGCCCGGGAGTTCATCCCGGGGGAGAAGCTGGCAACGACGGCTTACAGGCGCCGGATGCCGGTGACGACTTTGGCTGCAGCGGTCCCGACCGCCACGGCGAAGGTCGGCGACCGTGTCGGCATCCACCTGGGTGAGACGTCCGGCACGTCGTCGAGTGTGGTCACCTGGGAGCCGTGGAAGGCGACCGAGCAAGCTGAGGAATCCGGGCTCGCGGTCATCTGTGCGGGACTGGGCGGCGGCAAGTCGACCGCCGGCGGCAACATCATCTACCGCACTGTCATGCAGGGCGTCTCGTGGACCGTCCTCGACCCGTCGGGCAGGCTCACTGCTTTGTGCCGGCTGCCTCAGCTCGCCGCCGCCTCCAAGTCGGTCGACCTGCTCGACGCCGCCCCCGGAGCACTTTGCGCGTACCGGGTCATCGCCGAACCCCGCCGCGAGCACTACTACAACGAGGTTGAATGGCGCGTAGCCCAGGTCAACGCTCAGGCCACCCGACGACTGCTGGCAAGCAGCGTGCTGAGGTCTGTCCTGCCGCGACAGATGCAGGACCACGTGCTCACCGAGGTTGCGTTGATGCGTGCGGTCGGCGCTGTATCGGCCACGGTGACGTCCAGCCTCTCCGAGGTGGTCACCGCGCTGGGGCGAGTTGACGGTGACCCCGAGCTGCAACGGCACGCCGGCTACATGCACGACTTCCTCGCCGAGGCCGCGCGGACCAGCCATGGGCGGCTGCTCTTCCCGCCCGGATACCGCAACGACTACGACGCCGAGGAGTCGCTCCTGACCGTGTACTCCCTGCGCGGGCTGACGTTCCCCGACGAGAACGCCAAGGGGAGCGAGGACCTCGACGAGCGGCTGAGCATGTGCGTGCTCTACATGGCCGCCTGGCTGGCCCAGCGAGCGATGTACCTCGGCGACGTGCATGCCCGCAAGGGCATCTTCATCGATGAGGCCTGGGCGCTGTCGACGTTCACGACGGGGCGCCGGTTCATCGAACGCGCCGGTCGCGACAGCCGCAAGCACAACACCCGGGTGCTAATGGCCAGCCAGAACCCCTCCGACCTGCTGCGGCTGGACCTCGCGAACCTCGTGTCGGCAGCGTTCATCGGCCGACTCACCGACGAGACAGCACAACAGGATGCCCTGCGGTTCATCCCCGGCATCCAGCCGGGTCAGGGATACGAGGCCATCTTCGAGTCGCTCTCGCGGCCGACCGCGACGGGTCGTCGAGGGCCCCGTGAGTTCGTGTTCAGCGACGGCGCGGGAGGGGTGGAACGGATCCGTATGGACCTGTCCGCCCACCCCGAGGTGCTCGCGGCACTGGACACCACTGCTGACCCCACGAAGACCCGAACCCATGGTGCAGGGCACGTCCGGCCAGTTGCCGTCGACCGGGCCTTCAATGGCGTTGCGCGAGAGAGCGCCTGA